A region from the Triticum urartu cultivar G1812 chromosome 1, Tu2.1, whole genome shotgun sequence genome encodes:
- the LOC125506425 gene encoding uncharacterized protein LOC125506425 isoform X2: protein MAERFFSGTSTAAPPFDDAGILLLSGPPCCGKTSLLFQFAINRAAESGRHVVFICSKGRLENSPPFLSQGVEPSLSVLQRIQIKYIEDDEGIRKYFAAFHLLDDFPAAVIVDDFTGFFSERSCQLRYGNTRARDLALVRILALCQNAISHANAKLGTIGSCNLLLSDVHQGDNPRSLFIYKRWIGSIYTIQGDGLGSYLLKNISTPQSGTKEARAAKYSIALQYLVLEEIKE from the exons ATGGCGGAGAGGTTCTTCTCCGGCACGTCCACCGCCGCACCTCCGTTCGACGATGCCGGCATCCTCCTCCTCTCGGGCCCTCCGTGCTG CGGGAAGACCTCGCTCCTTTTCCAGTTCGCGATAAACCGTGCGGCGGAGAGCGGCCGGCACGTGGTGTTCATTTGCAGCAAGGGGAGGTTGGAGAACAGCCCCCCCTTCTTGTCCCAG GGTGTTGAGCCATCCCTGAGCGTGCTTCAGAGAATACAAATCAA ATACATTGAAGACGATGAGGGAATCAGGAAGTACTTTGCTGCATTTCACCTGCTTGACGACTTTCCTGCTGCAGTCATTGTCGATGATTTTACCGGTTTCTTTTCGGAGAG GAGCTGCCAGTTAAGATATGGAAATACTAGGGCTCGTGATCTAGCATTGGTTCGCATATTAGCTTTGTGTCAAAATGCTATTTCGCATGCAAA TGCAAAGCTTGGAACCATTGGATCTTGCAACCTCTTGCTCTCTGATGTACATCAAGGTGACAACCCAAGGTCCCTGTTCATCTACAAGAGATGGATAGGTTCCATATATACAATCCAAG GTGACGGCTTAGGTTCATATCTACTCAAGAACATTAGCACTCCACAAAGTGGAACCAAGGAAGCAAGAGCAGCTAAATACTCAATAGCTTTACAGTACCTTGTTCTTGAGGAAATCAAAGAATAA
- the LOC125506425 gene encoding uncharacterized protein LOC125506425 isoform X1, protein MAERFFSGTSTAAPPFDDAGILLLSGPPCCGKTSLLFQFAINRAAESGRHVVFICSKGRLENSPPFLSQGVEPSLSVLQRIQIKYIEDDEGIRKYFAAFHLLDDFPAAVIVDDFTGFFSESCNRSCQLRYGNTRARDLALVRILALCQNAISHANAKLGTIGSCNLLLSDVHQGDNPRSLFIYKRWIGSIYTIQGDGLGSYLLKNISTPQSGTKEARAAKYSIALQYLVLEEIKE, encoded by the exons ATGGCGGAGAGGTTCTTCTCCGGCACGTCCACCGCCGCACCTCCGTTCGACGATGCCGGCATCCTCCTCCTCTCGGGCCCTCCGTGCTG CGGGAAGACCTCGCTCCTTTTCCAGTTCGCGATAAACCGTGCGGCGGAGAGCGGCCGGCACGTGGTGTTCATTTGCAGCAAGGGGAGGTTGGAGAACAGCCCCCCCTTCTTGTCCCAG GGTGTTGAGCCATCCCTGAGCGTGCTTCAGAGAATACAAATCAA ATACATTGAAGACGATGAGGGAATCAGGAAGTACTTTGCTGCATTTCACCTGCTTGACGACTTTCCTGCTGCAGTCATTGTCGATGATTTTACCGGTTTCTTTTCGGAGAG CTGTAATAGGAGCTGCCAGTTAAGATATGGAAATACTAGGGCTCGTGATCTAGCATTGGTTCGCATATTAGCTTTGTGTCAAAATGCTATTTCGCATGCAAA TGCAAAGCTTGGAACCATTGGATCTTGCAACCTCTTGCTCTCTGATGTACATCAAGGTGACAACCCAAGGTCCCTGTTCATCTACAAGAGATGGATAGGTTCCATATATACAATCCAAG GTGACGGCTTAGGTTCATATCTACTCAAGAACATTAGCACTCCACAAAGTGGAACCAAGGAAGCAAGAGCAGCTAAATACTCAATAGCTTTACAGTACCTTGTTCTTGAGGAAATCAAAGAATAA
- the LOC125506442 gene encoding 50S ribosomal protein L11-like, with product MATLKDAVARKPILATIRLLVPAGAARPAPPVGPALGFYRLNLMAFCKDFNARTQKYKAETPMQVTLTAYKDSTFEFVVKSPSVPWFLKKAAGIETASTRPGHNVVSSLTLRHVYEIAKLKQADPFCKHMSLEALCKSIIGTANSMGIEIVKDL from the coding sequence ATGGCAACTCTGAAAGATGCAGTAGCACGGAAGCCTATACTGGCAACAATCCGCCTGCTTGTTCCAGCTGGTGCTGCACGTCCTGCACCACCAGTTGGTCCGGCACTCGGTTTTTATAGGCTCAATTTGATGGCGTTCTGCAAGGATTTCAATGCAAGGACCCAGAAATACAAGGCAGAAACTCCTATGCAGGTCACGCTAACTGCCTACAAAGATAGCACTTTCGAGTTTGTAGTTAAGTCGCCGTCCGTTCCATGGTTCCTCAAGAAGGCAGCAGGAATTGAGACCGCCAGCACTCGTCCTGGTCACAACGTTGTGTCATCCCTAACACTCCGCCACGTTTACGAGATTGCAAAACTTAAACAAGCTGACCCCTTCTGCAAGCATATGTCACTCGAGGCGTTGTGCAAATCTATCATTGGCACAGCTAACTCAATGGGCATTGAGATTGTGAAGGATCTCTGA